In Paludibaculum fermentans, the genomic stretch CGAGCTTGATCCCAGCGCCGACGTGGTAAAGCGAGAACTCAATGGACGCGCGGAACAGGTCGACGTCATTCGCGAGATCCCGCATAACGCGATCAGCGTTGCCGAAGGTGAAGGCGGCATCGTCGGCCTCGTTGCCCATCGCCTGGGAGATACCGTCGAAGTCGACCAGCCGCGGCAGGTACAATTGCGAGCCGATGGTGCAGCGCCGATCAGAGACATAGATGGCGGGATAGCCACTCTGCAGAGGCTGGATCCTGATGAGCGGGATGACCTGCTGGACTTGAGAGAGCAGCGCATCTTGCAGTGCCTGGGGTGGGAACCGGGTGACGGTCGAGCTGAGCGGATACGTCGGATTGGACGCGGGGATCTCGACAAGGGTCACGCCGACCGTGCAGGCCCAATCGGCGACCATCTCCCAGGAGAGCGGCTCGTTAGCGAACCGGCAGGTGCACGCAGTCGTGCCGGTTCCGTCATCGTGCGGCGCGTTGTAGGTGAACGCCCCGTAAGGCCCGTACTTCGACTCCCAGAAGTTGCGCAACGCCAGTCTGTCGGAATCCCGCAGCCATGCCCGCCGCACGATGAAACTCCGGGCGCCGGCGCCGAGCAGGAAGCGTTGCTCGATCTTGGCATTCCCGGTGCCGAACTGATGCACCACGACCTGCCGCCGCTGAGCGCGGCCATGCGGGAGGTCCGACACGATGGGGAAGACGCCGGATGGCGCGATTTCCGGAACCGCAATGCTGCCGATGAAGTCGCTCATGCGGTGAGAGGCTGCTTGGGTTGAAATTCGAGATGCAGGTGATCCGCCTCGAGGACGACGTCGAAATCGCCGCCAAGCGCGGCGCGGATCTTCGCGACCAGTGCCTGGAGTTTCTCCGCGGGGACATTGTTGGTGCGGAGGTCCGCCGCAGAGCCCGCGTAGTGGAATGAACCGACCGAATGCTTGCCTTCGATGCAGGACGTGACCATCAGTTCGCAGCCGGCTTCTGCGTAGGCGCGTTCTGCCGCAAGGATGGCGAGCAGAATTTCCGGCCGCACGCCAGTGATGCGGACTCCTGGTTTCAGCGACAACATTAGCGTTCCTCCACTCGAATCGTCATCGTGCGGTCCTCGGTGCGGCCACCGGTCGTTGTGATCCGGTTCGTTACCGCGTAGTTCTGGCCCGCCGCCCCGCCTGAGAGCCATACCGTTGCCTTGGTCGTCGTGTTGGTATTGTTCGCCTTCGCCAATCCAACCGGTACGATCCACTCACTGGTCGCGATCTCGTCGCCGGCGAGCCACCGGGACCAGTCCACCGAGTAGTCGAGGATGGCACTTGGGTCTTTCGCGAATGTCATGCGTCGATGCTCCTGGTCTCCGCCGGCACCGCAACGGTCCGGTCCTCTGCGGCTGGCACCAGCGCGCGATCCTCGTGACGCGCAAAGAGGGTGCGAACCTCGGCCCCTAAAACCAGAGTCCGGGGCTCTCGACGGATGGAGAGGATCCGGTTCGCCGGCGTCACGTACGCGGACAGTAGGGCGCCAACGATCTCCGACCAACCCGCAGCGACGCCAGACAGCCCGCGCCGGCCAACCAGCCGCCCTAACAGGATTGCCGTACCAGTCGCCTGTGCCGCCAGCGGTTGCACACGGGCGAACCGTGCGCCAAGGGTGGCCAACCCTGCGACGGTCCCATGGAACCCGCGGATTGCAGCCAAGCGGGCGGACGTCTGGGCGAACGCCGCCGCCATTGCCGTCAGGGCACGAACTGCCCCCATCGAACCGGCAGTGTTTCCCTGGCCGCCCGCTGTCCCGGCCAAGGCCAAGAGTCGCGCGAGCCTGCCACTGGCCTCCCCCGACCCACTCGCCGGTCCGGCCATGAACCTCACGACCGCGAGGCGGCCATCACCCGTGGACTGGCCGATTACCGTTCCAACCAGAGGGTTGACCCGCGCCCCACGGCGAAGCAGCAACAGGAGCGACATGAAGCCCTACTTCTGGACGGCCATCTCGAAAACCTCCGCGCCGCCCATGCGTTGGAGCAGGATGAACACGAGCTTCGTCGCACCGTCAACGAACATCGCCGTCGCCATGCGCTGCCCCACCGCTGCGGTCCCTTGTGGGTATCGCACGTAGAAGGCAGGACTGAGGACCCGGTTCTTCACGTCGAACTTCAGGCAGCGTTGACCGCCGTTGTAATTGATGAAGGCGAAGCGCCCATTGCCGGTGTAGGGATCGGGCGTGATCGTGCATCCTGTCGTGAACAAGACGCCACCGGAACCCCCATAGGCGACCGCTCCAGTCCACAAGCCATTGGCACCGCCCGCGATATCGAACAGGTCCAGGGTTGCCACGTTGCCGCCACGGAAGCTGAAGATATAGCTGTGACGCGCCTGCTTTGCCGCATCCGGTCGCATGAAGAACGACGGGCAGGACACGCAGCCGGCGCCCATCGCGGCAGGGCGTACACCGAACGTCGTCGTGTCCCACGTGTTCGCCGTGATGTTGTAGGTGAACGTGCTGGTGCTTGCGGAAGACCACAGCAGGATCCTGTCGCCGTTGTTCTCGATGACGAACTTCGCGTTCGCCGACGGCGTCACCGTCCAGGCCGAAACCGTGTAAACCGGCGACGCGCCCGCCGTGTGGGACGTGATGTTTCTGCGCTGTCCGACAGCGGTTGGATTTACGGTGTCCTCCACGATGCGGATTTGGAAGTTGCGGTACTCGTTCGCCAGCACGGCCGCGTCACCGCTGGCAGCCTGTCCCGTGATGGTGCTCGCCGTGGCAGCCGTCGCCGTCAACTGGCCGAAGTAGCCGTCACCGGGATTAGCGTCGAAGGGAAGGTAGGACTCGTCCAGCCCGACGAAGCTGGAGTCGGTGTTGATGGTGGCTGGCAGGC encodes the following:
- a CDS encoding phage fiber-tail adaptor protein, with translation MTFAKDPSAILDYSVDWSRWLAGDEIATSEWIVPVGLAKANNTNTTTKATVWLSGGAAGQNYAVTNRITTTGGRTEDRTMTIRVEER